A segment of the Serratia fonticola genome:
GGCCCCTCCGGCTGTGGCAAAACCACCGTACTGCGCCTGATTGCCGGGTTGGAAAACGCCGACCAGGGACACATTGTGCTCGACGGGCAAGATATCACCGCCATCCCTGCCGAACATCGTCACGTGAATACCGTCTTTCAAAGCTATGCCCTGTTTCCGCATATGACGGTCTTTGAGAATGTCGCCTTTGGCCTACGCATGCTGAAAACGCCAGAGGCAGAACTGAAGCCGCGCGTGGAAGAAGCGTTGCGTATGGTGCAATTGGACGACTTCGCCCAACGGCGCCCCCATCAGCTTTCTGGTGGCCAGCAGCAACGCGTCGCCATCGCTCGTGCCGTGGTGAACAAACCCAAAGTGCTGCTGTTGGATGAATCCCTTTCCGCCCTGGACTACAAACTGCGCAAACAGATGCAAAACGAGCTGAAAGCGCTGCAACGCAAACTGGGTATCACCTTCGTTTTTGTCACGCACGATCAGGAAGAAGCGCTGACCATGTCCGATCGGATTGTGGTAATGCGCGACGGACGCATTGAGCAACAGGGTACACCACGAGAAATCTACGAAGAGCCAAAGAACCTGTTTGTCGCCAGCTTTATTGGCGAGATCAATATCTTTGATGCCACCGTGCTGCAGCGCATCGATGAGCAGCGGGTACGTGCCAGTGTGGAAGGCCGGGAATGCGCGATCTACGCTGACCAACCGGTGATGCCAGGGCAATCGCTGAAAGTCTTGCTGCGTCCGGAAGATCTGCGGGTCGAAGAGGTGAATGATAGCGAGCACCCCGACGGGCTGATCGGTTACGTCCGCGAACGCAATTATAAAGGCATGACGCTGGAATCGGTGGTGGAACTGGAAAACGGCAAAATGGTGATGGTCAGCGAATTCTTTAACGAAGACGATCCTGACTTTGACCACTCGTTGAACCAGAAAATGGCGGTAACCTGGGTAGAAAGTTGGGAGGTGGTGCTGGCCGATGAAGAAATCGCGTAACTTATTCCAGAACCTGGTGATCAGCGGCATTGTTGCCTGGTTAGTGTTGTTTGTCTTTATGCCGAATCTGATGATTATCGGCACCAGTTTCCTGACACGCGACGACGCCAATCTGGTGCAGATGGTGTTCACATTGGACAACTATTCGCGCCTGTTTGATCCGCTATACGGCCAGGTGATGCTGCACTCGCTGAATATGGCGCTGATCGCCACCTTATGCTGTCTGCTGCTCGGCTACCCTTTCGCCTTTATTCTGGCGCGTCTGCCGCAGAAGATACGTCCACTGTTGCTGTTCTTGCTGATTGTCCCTTTCTGGACCAACTCGCTGATCCGCATCTATGGGCTGAAACTGTTTCTCAGCACCCGAGGTTATCTGAATGACTTCCTGCTATGGACTGGGCTCATTGAGACGCCATTTCGCATTATGTACACCTCCGAGGCGGTGATCCTTGGGCTGATCTACATCCTGCTGCCGTTTATGGTGATGCCGCTCTATTCCAGCCTGGAGAAACTGGATAAGTCCTGTCTGGAAGCCGCGCGCGATCTCGGTGCCAGTAAGTTACAGACCTTTATCCGCATCGTCGTTCCCTTGACCATGCCCGGTATTATCGCCGGGTGCCTGTTGGTACTCCTGCCCGCGATGGGATTGTTCTATGTGGCCGACCTGTTAGGCGGAGCCAAAAACCTGCTGATTGGTAATGTCATCAAGAGCCAATTCCTCAATATTCGCGATTGGCCATTTGGCGCCGCGACCAGCATTTGCCTGACCTTGCTGATGGGGCTGATGCTATGGATCTACTATCGTGCCGCCAAGCTGATGAATAACAAGGGGGAGCTGGAATGATCGGACGCCTGTTACGTGGTGGCTTTATGACGTTGATATACGCCTATCTGTATATTCCCATCGTCATTCTGATCGTCAATTCGTTCAATACCTCGCGCTTCGGCATCAACTGGCAAGGCTTTACCACCAACTGGTACAGCACGCTGATGAACAATGACAGCCTGCTGCAGGCGGCAGGCCATTCACTGACCATGGCGGTGCTTTCTGCCAGCTTTGCAACGCTGATCGGCTCCTTGACCGCGGTGGCGCTGTATCGTTATCGCTTCCGCGGTAAGCCCTTCGTCGGGGGTATGCTGTTTGTAGTGATGATGTCGCCGGATATCGTCATGGCGATCTCCCTGCTGGTGCTGTTTATGTTACTGGGGATTTCGTTGGGCTTCTGGTCATTGCTGTTTTCGCATATCACCTTCTGCCTGCCTTTTGTGGTCGTCACTGTCTATTCGCGTCTGAAAGGCTTTGACGTGAAAATGCTGGAAGCCGCGCGCGATCTGGGGGCCAGCGAAGTGGTGATCCTGCGCAAAATCATTTTGCCACTGGCGATGCCCGCCGTCGCCGCCAGTTGGTTACTGAGCTTCACCCTATCGATGGATGATGTGGTAGTTTCTTCGTTTGTTACCGGCCCAAGCTATGAGATTTTGCCGTTGAAGATCTATTCGATGGTGAAAGTCGGTGTCTCGCCTGAGGTCAACGCATTAGCGACCATTCTGCTTATGCTCTCACTGGTGTTGGTGCTGGTCAGCCAACTGATATTGCGCGATCGTCGTACCCGGGGTGCCTAACCTGCGGGCACCCTTGCGGTGCCCGGCTATTTTCTGGAAAAAAGCTGATTAGACAATGGGAT
Coding sequences within it:
- the potB gene encoding spermidine/putrescine ABC transporter permease PotB translates to MKKSRNLFQNLVISGIVAWLVLFVFMPNLMIIGTSFLTRDDANLVQMVFTLDNYSRLFDPLYGQVMLHSLNMALIATLCCLLLGYPFAFILARLPQKIRPLLLFLLIVPFWTNSLIRIYGLKLFLSTRGYLNDFLLWTGLIETPFRIMYTSEAVILGLIYILLPFMVMPLYSSLEKLDKSCLEAARDLGASKLQTFIRIVVPLTMPGIIAGCLLVLLPAMGLFYVADLLGGAKNLLIGNVIKSQFLNIRDWPFGAATSICLTLLMGLMLWIYYRAAKLMNNKGELE
- the potA gene encoding spermidine/putrescine ABC transporter ATP-binding protein PotA; the encoded protein is MTEKSSLVTLNGLSKSFSGKEIIHDLNLEIYDGEFLTLLGPSGCGKTTVLRLIAGLENADQGHIVLDGQDITAIPAEHRHVNTVFQSYALFPHMTVFENVAFGLRMLKTPEAELKPRVEEALRMVQLDDFAQRRPHQLSGGQQQRVAIARAVVNKPKVLLLDESLSALDYKLRKQMQNELKALQRKLGITFVFVTHDQEEALTMSDRIVVMRDGRIEQQGTPREIYEEPKNLFVASFIGEINIFDATVLQRIDEQRVRASVEGRECAIYADQPVMPGQSLKVLLRPEDLRVEEVNDSEHPDGLIGYVRERNYKGMTLESVVELENGKMVMVSEFFNEDDPDFDHSLNQKMAVTWVESWEVVLADEEIA
- the potC gene encoding spermidine/putrescine ABC transporter permease PotC; the protein is MIGRLLRGGFMTLIYAYLYIPIVILIVNSFNTSRFGINWQGFTTNWYSTLMNNDSLLQAAGHSLTMAVLSASFATLIGSLTAVALYRYRFRGKPFVGGMLFVVMMSPDIVMAISLLVLFMLLGISLGFWSLLFSHITFCLPFVVVTVYSRLKGFDVKMLEAARDLGASEVVILRKIILPLAMPAVAASWLLSFTLSMDDVVVSSFVTGPSYEILPLKIYSMVKVGVSPEVNALATILLMLSLVLVLVSQLILRDRRTRGA